Proteins from one Desulfonema limicola genomic window:
- a CDS encoding DUF2442 domain-containing protein: protein MDYMPVVIKAEYISDYKIMITFDNGEKKIADCFKWLKGEVFEPLKNYNYFQKFFVDGWTVSWPNGADISPEALYDESEAVR from the coding sequence ATGGACTATATGCCGGTTGTAATTAAGGCAGAATACATATCGGATTATAAAATCATGATTACGTTTGATAACGGTGAAAAAAAGATAGCAGACTGTTTTAAATGGCTGAAAGGCGAAGTGTTTGAACCCTTAAAAAATTATAACTATTTCCAAAAATTTTTTGTTGACGGCTGGACAGTATCCTGGCCCAATGGTGCGGATATATCACCTGAAGCATTATATGATGAAAGTGAAGCAGTAAGATAA